The Streptomyces kanamyceticus DNA segment CGTGGGTGGCGGTCGGCTCGTCCGGAATCCAGTGCAGCGGCGTCTCGTCCCAGTCGAACGAGACCCGGCGCGGCACGATCCTGTAGTGCTCCTCGGCGCGCGTATCGGCGTTCTTCTCCGTGCTCACAACGGTGGCTCCAATCGGGCGATCGCGCGCAGGGCCTTGGGAGTGAAGCGGGACATGAGGTGGGCGCCGCGGGCCTCGGGGGTGACCGGGACCACCGCCTGGTTCTTCACGACGGCGCGCAGGACCGCGTCGGCGACCTTCTCCGGCGGGTAGTTGCGCAGCCCGTAGAGCCGGGAGGACTTCTTCTGGCGGCGCTTCTCCTCGTCGGCGTCGACCCCGACGAAGCGGGACGTCGCCGTGATGTTCGTGTTCACGAGGCCCGGGCAGATCGCGGAGACCCCGATGCCCTGGCCCGCGAGCTCCGCGCGCAGGCACTCGCTGAGCATCAGGACGGCCGCCTTGGAGGTGCTGTAGGCGGGCAGCGCCTTGGAGGGCTGATAGGCCGCGGCGGACGCGGTGTTGACGATGTGGCCGCCCTGGCCGCGCTCGGCCATCTGCCTGCCGAAGAGGCGGCAGCCGTGGATGACGCCCCACAGATTGACGTCCAGGACCTTCTTCCAGTCCTCGGCGCTGGTGTCGAGGAAGGAGCCGGAGAGGCCGATGCCCGCGTTGTTCACCAGGACGTCCACGACTCCGTACTCCGTGGCGACCTTCTCGGCGAGCTTCTCCATGGCCTGCTCGTCGGTGACGTCGACCGTCTCGCCCCAGGCGGCGGGGGCGCCTATCAGGCGGGACATCTCCGCCGTGCGGGCCGCGCTCTCCGCGTCCCGGTCGACGGCGACCACGCGCGCGCCCGCCTCGGCGAAGGCGAACGCGGTGGCCCGTCCGATGCCGCTGCCCGCGCCGGTGACCAGGACGAGCTGACCGCCGAACCGGTCGGCGTGCTTCCCCGTGGCCACACTGTTCTTGGCGGGCATGCCGTCCTCGTTGCTCGTGACGAAATCGCCTATCCAGGCGGCCAGTTGGTCGGGCCGGGTGCGCGGGACCCAGTGCTTGGCGGGCAGGGTGCGGCGGACCAGCTGCGGGGC contains these protein-coding regions:
- a CDS encoding SDR family oxidoreductase — translated: MTTADIHKSTGGKSTGGIWKDARERWVRTGGVELCVAELGDAERPTVLLVHGYPDSKEVWTEVAERLADRFHVVLYDVRGHGRSTAPRPLRGGFTLEKLTDDFIAVIDAVSPDRPVHVVGHDWGSVQSWEFVTVKRTEGRIASFTSMSGPSLDHFGHWIKKRMTRPTPRKVGQLLGQGAKSWYVYMLHTPVLPELAWRGPLGKRWPKILERVEKVPSGDYPTSSLPQDAAHGAWLYRDNVRARLRRPRADAYAHAPVQLITPSGDIFLSERLYDELELWAPQLVRRTLPAKHWVPRTRPDQLAAWIGDFVTSNEDGMPAKNSVATGKHADRFGGQLVLVTGAGSGIGRATAFAFAEAGARVVAVDRDAESAARTAEMSRLIGAPAAWGETVDVTDEQAMEKLAEKVATEYGVVDVLVNNAGIGLSGSFLDTSAEDWKKVLDVNLWGVIHGCRLFGRQMAERGQGGHIVNTASAAAYQPSKALPAYSTSKAAVLMLSECLRAELAGQGIGVSAICPGLVNTNITATSRFVGVDADEEKRRQKKSSRLYGLRNYPPEKVADAVLRAVVKNQAVVPVTPEARGAHLMSRFTPKALRAIARLEPPL